Proteins encoded together in one Solidesulfovibrio fructosivorans JJ] window:
- a CDS encoding chemotaxis protein CheD, with the protein MQGLLDRFPGHNVAFLNVAQGGLYERPTMAHTVLGSCVSVTFFAPRHGLAAIFHALLPRAAEYRLQGAEGTPYKFVDSAITTMVHRLTYRGVPLHHIECKVFGGACALFADELSVGRRNVEIAFATLAELGLRVAASNVGGERGRKIVFASTTGEIFVRMLGKDNGRPACKYPHEKRS; encoded by the coding sequence ATGCAAGGCCTTCTAGATAGATTTCCCGGCCATAACGTGGCCTTCCTCAACGTGGCCCAAGGCGGACTCTACGAGCGGCCGACCATGGCCCATACCGTGCTCGGGTCCTGCGTGTCCGTCACCTTCTTCGCGCCCAGGCACGGCCTGGCCGCCATCTTTCATGCCCTGCTGCCCAGGGCGGCGGAATATCGCCTTCAGGGCGCGGAGGGCACGCCCTACAAGTTCGTGGACTCGGCCATCACCACTATGGTCCACCGGCTCACCTATCGCGGCGTGCCGCTGCACCATATCGAGTGCAAGGTGTTCGGCGGCGCCTGCGCCCTTTTCGCCGACGAGCTTTCGGTCGGGCGGCGCAATGTGGAGATCGCCTTCGCCACCCTGGCCGAACTGGGACTGCGGGTGGCCGCCTCCAACGTGGGCGGCGAGCGCGGCCGCAAGATCGTTTTCGCCTCGACCACGGGCGAGATCTTCGTGCGCATGCTCGGCAAAGACAACGGCAGGCCCGCCTGCAAGTATCCCCACGAAAAAAGGTCCTAG
- a CDS encoding response regulator has product MPRALIVDDSRYQRYLIIQALGDRFTSDEAANGREALAMFQAARKKGQTYDLIVMDILMPELSGHDALAGIRRQETADGIAEERRTPAVMLSSLDDPGNMLRAQFESGAQAYVTKPFTPKTLLEALASLGLADNPLEADDFENDPPHARPSR; this is encoded by the coding sequence ATGCCTCGCGCCCTGATCGTCGACGACAGCCGCTACCAGCGCTATCTTATCATCCAGGCCCTGGGCGACCGCTTCACGTCGGACGAGGCCGCCAACGGCCGCGAGGCCCTGGCCATGTTTCAGGCCGCCCGAAAAAAAGGCCAGACCTACGATCTGATCGTCATGGACATTCTCATGCCCGAACTTTCCGGCCACGACGCCCTGGCCGGCATCCGCCGCCAGGAAACCGCCGACGGCATCGCCGAGGAACGCCGCACGCCGGCCGTCATGCTTTCCAGCCTCGACGATCCGGGCAACATGCTGCGCGCCCAGTTCGAATCCGGAGCCCAGGCCTACGTCACCAAACCCTTCACCCCGAAGACATTGCTCGAAGCCCTGGCCAGCCTCGGCCTTGCCGACAATCCGCTCGAGGCCGATGACTTCGAAAACGATCCCCCCCATGCAAGGCCTTCTAGATAG
- a CDS encoding chemotaxis protein CheA encodes MVEDDKILELFAESCLEQLSGIEAAILDLESAGPDALGPKVAAVFRAAHTIKGDAGAVGAANLAELAHAVESVLDAVREGRLPVTRGLIGELLAVFDVIKTMVEAPVAGSRRDVAPEMARMAALLEQHEQPPAQPSQPVEETAPGEAKADERIRKLAIDARELDILVDRVGELGIAQARLAALSARRPDEELRDVAEEVERLAALLRDQVLGLRLLPIKISFPKYRRLVRDTCATLGKDAELVMDGENTELDKAVIEQLNTPCIHLLRNAVDHGIEPPDARQALGKSRRGTIRLAARQDGNDVVIAIADDGAGIDAAKLWRKAVAAGRIPPDRPYDAHAALELIFLPGLSTADRVGAVSGRGVGMDAVREGIDALRGRIEVASTPGAGSVFTIRLPVSLAIIDCLEVRLGAETYYLHLDYVEECLELPPATAMHRGRGVMELRGEPMPLVCLRHFFGLPGPTPETSHVVTLRRDEGRAGLVVDGVVGRKQAVLKHLGRALGKVAGVLGATVTEDGDMALVVDVPGLLHAALAEDKGTGDNAAATGIS; translated from the coding sequence ATGGTCGAAGACGACAAAATACTCGAACTTTTCGCCGAAAGCTGCCTGGAGCAGCTCAGCGGCATCGAAGCGGCCATCCTCGACCTGGAATCCGCCGGTCCGGACGCGCTCGGCCCCAAGGTGGCGGCCGTGTTTCGCGCCGCCCACACCATCAAGGGCGACGCCGGGGCCGTGGGGGCCGCGAACCTGGCCGAGCTCGCCCATGCCGTGGAATCGGTCCTCGACGCCGTGCGCGAAGGGCGGCTGCCCGTCACCCGGGGGCTCATCGGCGAGCTTCTGGCCGTTTTCGACGTGATCAAAACCATGGTCGAGGCCCCCGTGGCCGGGAGCCGCCGCGACGTGGCCCCGGAAATGGCCCGTATGGCCGCCCTGCTCGAACAACACGAACAGCCCCCCGCGCAACCGTCGCAACCCGTCGAAGAGACGGCCCCGGGCGAGGCCAAGGCCGACGAGCGCATCCGCAAGCTGGCCATCGACGCCCGGGAACTCGACATCCTGGTCGACCGCGTGGGCGAACTCGGCATCGCCCAGGCGAGGCTGGCCGCCCTGTCCGCCCGCCGCCCGGACGAGGAGCTGCGCGACGTGGCCGAGGAGGTGGAGCGGCTGGCGGCGCTTTTGCGCGACCAGGTGCTGGGCCTGCGTCTTTTGCCCATCAAGATCAGCTTTCCCAAATACCGCCGGCTGGTGCGCGACACCTGCGCCACGCTCGGCAAGGACGCGGAGCTGGTCATGGACGGCGAGAACACCGAGCTTGACAAGGCCGTCATCGAACAGCTCAATACGCCTTGCATCCATCTGCTTCGAAACGCCGTGGACCACGGCATCGAGCCGCCCGACGCCCGGCAGGCCCTGGGCAAATCCCGGCGCGGGACCATACGCCTGGCCGCCCGCCAGGACGGCAACGACGTGGTCATCGCCATCGCCGACGACGGGGCGGGCATCGACGCCGCCAAGCTGTGGCGCAAGGCCGTGGCCGCCGGGCGCATTCCCCCGGACCGGCCCTATGATGCGCACGCCGCTCTGGAGCTGATTTTCCTGCCGGGCCTGTCCACGGCCGACCGGGTGGGCGCGGTATCGGGACGGGGCGTGGGCATGGACGCCGTGCGCGAGGGCATCGACGCCCTGCGTGGCCGCATCGAGGTGGCCTCGACCCCGGGGGCCGGGTCCGTCTTCACCATCCGCCTGCCCGTATCCCTGGCCATCATCGACTGTCTGGAAGTGCGGCTGGGGGCGGAAACGTATTACCTGCACCTCGACTATGTGGAGGAGTGCCTGGAGCTGCCGCCGGCGACGGCCATGCACCGGGGGCGGGGCGTGATGGAACTGCGCGGCGAGCCCATGCCGCTGGTGTGCCTGCGCCATTTTTTCGGCCTGCCCGGCCCCACGCCGGAGACCTCCCATGTGGTCACGTTGCGCCGCGACGAAGGCCGGGCAGGACTCGTGGTCGACGGGGTGGTCGGGCGCAAGCAGGCGGTGCTCAAGCACCTGGGGCGGGCGCTCGGCAAGGTGGCCGGCGTGCTCGGGGCCACGGTCACCGAGGACGGGGACATGGCCCTGGTGGTGGATGTCCCGGGCCTGCTGCACGCCGCGCTGGCCGAGGACAAGGGCACGGGCGACAACGCCGCCGCAACGGGAATTTCATGA
- a CDS encoding GGDEF domain-containing protein, whose translation MNQQLFDSSIMFKHMLEQNKSLAGKVPQVRPRLASLLECTGNLLEGDLAILTLQVADFHLKYSGIGMEAGLACLRACLDEAIERFAAIYPEGALHFIQEASPGDYVLLFEHDGSDPDELFFLYLAYRAAVTGAAIERMRLVCGEEIDLRVGFARLEPDRDMSQTAVLFAAVCKAKRLAQQKIDATAFPSPAEIKTLFAQGFTGVVYQPVVDLATGATSGWEAYARSGSGIPIQDALRLFELLGSTDKALEVEQCLWRQAVSGVGRLNPRQKLFLNVGPASLSGHDRQPREFARLVGEYNLERNQMVLEFSERLSISELAALPDILDTYRDLGFLTAIDDVGAGQSNMMLLARLRPDFFKADITLTSDIECNPFKRLMVETLVLMAEKIGAKVIAEGVETDLALSSLVSMGVHAAQGYYLGAPAYPKPEGGMPIPPKASFGHANVGDWKCSSPVGDLLAPCLEVDTEKRVGDVKALLADKPAMCSVVVVEGKAPAGLLMNYNLDKALASKFGVDLYHRKRITRLMDASPLCVDCDTPIEEAARLAMNRVATKIYDDIVITRDGELCGTVSVQKMLDTLAKVQVELAKGSNPLTGLPGNVAIEQEFQRRGREKLPCSMMYVDLDNFKVYNDVYGFSQGDKVILLTSQVLREAVARQGSPGDFVGHVGGDDFVVIAARGAADAVADAVVAAFAAEVPRLYTPEDRERGYIRGKSRDGVEKDFPFITLSIGILECLFATPITFEDLSHRVAEVKKFAKSRAGNSVVRDRRAPLGAL comes from the coding sequence GTGAACCAGCAACTCTTCGATTCCTCGATCATGTTCAAGCACATGCTCGAACAAAACAAATCCCTGGCCGGCAAGGTGCCCCAGGTCCGGCCGCGCCTGGCCTCGCTTCTGGAATGCACCGGCAACCTCCTGGAAGGCGACCTGGCCATCTTGACCTTGCAGGTGGCGGATTTTCACCTGAAGTACTCCGGCATCGGCATGGAAGCGGGACTGGCCTGCCTGCGCGCCTGCCTGGACGAAGCCATCGAGCGCTTCGCCGCCATCTACCCCGAAGGCGCGCTGCACTTCATCCAGGAAGCCTCGCCCGGGGACTACGTGCTGCTTTTCGAGCACGACGGCAGCGATCCCGACGAGCTGTTTTTCCTCTACCTGGCCTACCGGGCCGCCGTTACCGGGGCGGCCATCGAGCGGATGCGGCTGGTGTGCGGCGAAGAGATCGACCTGCGCGTGGGCTTCGCCCGGCTGGAGCCCGACCGGGACATGTCCCAGACAGCCGTTCTTTTCGCCGCCGTGTGCAAGGCCAAGCGGCTGGCCCAGCAAAAAATCGACGCGACGGCCTTCCCCTCCCCGGCGGAAATCAAGACCCTTTTCGCCCAGGGTTTCACGGGCGTCGTCTACCAGCCGGTGGTCGACCTGGCCACCGGCGCGACCTCCGGCTGGGAAGCCTACGCCCGAAGCGGCTCCGGCATCCCCATCCAGGACGCGTTGCGGCTTTTCGAGCTGCTCGGCTCCACGGACAAGGCCCTGGAGGTGGAACAATGCCTGTGGCGCCAGGCCGTCTCCGGCGTCGGGCGGCTCAATCCCCGGCAAAAACTCTTCTTGAACGTCGGCCCCGCGAGCCTGTCCGGCCACGACCGCCAACCCCGCGAGTTCGCCCGCCTTGTCGGCGAGTACAATCTCGAACGCAACCAGATGGTGCTCGAATTCTCCGAACGCCTGTCCATAAGCGAGTTGGCCGCCCTGCCGGACATCCTCGACACCTACCGCGACCTGGGTTTCCTGACCGCCATCGACGACGTGGGCGCGGGCCAGTCCAACATGATGCTTTTGGCCCGGCTGCGCCCGGATTTCTTCAAAGCCGACATCACCCTGACGAGCGACATCGAATGCAACCCCTTCAAGCGGCTGATGGTCGAAACCCTCGTGCTCATGGCCGAAAAGATCGGGGCCAAGGTCATCGCCGAGGGCGTGGAAACCGATCTGGCCTTAAGCTCCCTCGTCTCCATGGGCGTCCACGCCGCCCAGGGCTACTACCTCGGCGCGCCGGCCTATCCCAAGCCCGAGGGCGGCATGCCCATACCGCCGAAAGCCAGCTTTGGCCACGCCAACGTCGGAGACTGGAAATGCTCCTCCCCGGTGGGCGACCTGCTGGCCCCGTGCCTGGAGGTGGACACGGAAAAACGCGTGGGCGACGTCAAGGCGCTTCTGGCCGACAAGCCGGCCATGTGCAGCGTGGTGGTGGTGGAGGGCAAGGCCCCGGCCGGGCTGCTCATGAACTACAATCTGGACAAGGCCCTGGCCTCCAAGTTCGGCGTGGACCTCTACCACAGGAAACGCATCACCCGGCTCATGGACGCAAGCCCGTTGTGCGTGGATTGCGACACGCCCATCGAGGAGGCGGCCCGGCTGGCCATGAACCGCGTGGCCACCAAGATTTACGACGACATCGTCATCACCCGGGACGGCGAGCTGTGCGGCACCGTGTCGGTGCAAAAAATGCTCGACACCCTGGCCAAGGTCCAGGTGGAGCTGGCCAAGGGCTCCAATCCCCTGACCGGGCTTCCCGGCAACGTGGCCATCGAACAGGAATTCCAGCGCCGGGGCCGGGAAAAACTGCCCTGCTCGATGATGTACGTCGACCTCGACAACTTCAAGGTCTACAATGACGTCTACGGCTTCAGCCAGGGCGACAAGGTCATCCTGCTCACCTCGCAGGTCCTGCGCGAGGCCGTCGCCCGCCAGGGCTCGCCCGGCGATTTCGTGGGCCACGTCGGCGGGGACGACTTCGTGGTCATCGCCGCCCGCGGCGCGGCCGACGCCGTGGCCGACGCCGTGGTCGCCGCCTTCGCCGCCGAGGTCCCCAGGCTCTACACCCCGGAAGACCGTGAGCGCGGCTACATCCGGGGCAAAAGCCGCGACGGGGTGGAAAAGGATTTTCCCTTCATCACCCTGTCCATCGGCATCCTGGAATGCCTGTTCGCCACGCCCATCACCTTCGAGGACTTGAGCCACCGGGTGGCGGAAGTGAAAAAGTTCGCCAAATCCCGGGCCGGCAATTCCGTGGTCCGCGACCGCCGCGCGCCCCTTGGGGCGCTTTAG
- the phnD gene encoding phosphate/phosphite/phosphonate ABC transporter substrate-binding protein produces the protein MPFAGLLALLILLSCRGGAALADAAGLGFGIIATSASQTLLDAWRPLLADLSAFLGESVSPRIYDDYAGVIWAMAAGRVQVAWLGNKSAIEAVDRAGGEVALRSVDPAGRTEYYSHLLVRRDSGLADVETVFARAGRLTFGDGDPNSTSGHAVPAYYLFASRGISPRAVFKRVVSGNHEENFLGVGTGRLDVATGNSVDLARQRQRYPGFARDVVTIWTSPPIPSDPIVWRADLPAGLKDRIRAFFLGYGRAAPDKPATRLAHERKILAALSRSGFEASDNSQLTPVRIIELYREKLRLASTSGPDREMRRKRLETIEEQLRRLLAMQANM, from the coding sequence ATGCCGTTTGCGGGTCTGCTGGCCCTTCTGATTTTGCTGTCGTGCCGCGGGGGAGCGGCTCTGGCCGATGCGGCGGGGCTTGGCTTCGGCATCATTGCGACTTCCGCCTCGCAGACGCTGCTCGACGCCTGGCGGCCGCTTCTGGCCGACCTGTCCGCCTTTCTCGGGGAGTCCGTCTCGCCCAGGATCTATGACGACTATGCCGGCGTGATCTGGGCCATGGCCGCCGGCCGCGTCCAGGTGGCCTGGCTCGGCAACAAGTCGGCCATCGAGGCCGTGGACCGGGCCGGCGGCGAGGTCGCCCTGCGCAGCGTCGACCCGGCCGGGCGCACCGAATATTACTCCCATCTGCTCGTGCGCCGGGATTCCGGGCTGGCCGACGTCGAGACCGTTTTCGCCCGGGCGGGGCGGCTCACCTTCGGCGACGGCGATCCCAATTCCACTTCCGGCCACGCCGTGCCGGCCTACTATCTGTTCGCCTCCCGGGGCATCTCCCCGCGCGCCGTGTTCAAACGGGTGGTTTCGGGCAACCACGAGGAGAATTTCCTCGGCGTGGGCACCGGCCGCCTCGACGTCGCCACCGGCAACAGCGTCGATCTGGCGCGCCAGCGGCAGCGCTATCCCGGGTTCGCCCGGGATGTCGTGACCATCTGGACCTCGCCGCCCATTCCCTCGGACCCCATCGTCTGGCGGGCCGATCTTCCGGCCGGGCTCAAGGACCGCATCCGGGCCTTTTTCCTGGGTTACGGCCGGGCCGCCCCGGACAAACCGGCGACGCGACTGGCCCACGAGCGGAAGATCCTGGCCGCGCTCAGCCGGTCGGGCTTCGAAGCCTCCGACAACAGCCAGCTCACGCCCGTCCGCATCATCGAACTGTACCGCGAAAAGCTCCGCCTTGCCTCCACGAGCGGCCCGGACCGGGAGATGAGACGAAAACGGCTCGAAACCATAGAGGAACAACTGCGCCGGCTCCTGGCGATGCAGGCGAACATGTGA
- a CDS encoding EAL domain-containing protein produces MAIFGNRPYLGLATRVLLPALAVALTVAAIMYLVFTARFARQAQEDLKTRLDSLLTAQAAELEAPVWEFDQATIDRLFRSYAQNPDLQWIRLYDAKGTLVAHSGADPGPGVRILTARRNLIHHAGGETYAVGRLEAAYHDGRIRQGLASRREADLPTAAALIVLLAAGLVWAVRWRIGMPLGRLRDALTRSHATGRREPLPWTSRDEIGQVVAAYNALLGEINQHTRQLERANDELETENAQRRLAEKRLLLFKTAVEATDAAMVITDRRLTVLEVNAACLRITGFAAGELHGRCARETFLAAHDATLHRAMLDGLTRRSAWSGECPGRSRSGKTLPLRLSINALPLDDDAGSHLVLVFSDVTKDKATEKLLKNLAYSDALTALPNRALFLDRLEREISIGTRRSRGFALLFLDLDNFKYINDSLSHSVGDQVLSLIAGRMRACLRDEDTLARMGGDEFTVILRETTDPAVAARLGEKLVDAASRPLKVEGAAIEVGASIGVALFPADGRDSDALMRNADTAMYLAKSEGGGRVRFFEPAIAEEAKARLELKNNLKRAIEEKAFVLRYQPIVSMATGVAEHFEALVRWMRPDGMVPPDRFIPLAEETGLIIPIGRLVLDMAFARLRRWREEGSSIRLAINISRNQFQDEDFVEDLINRARAAEVDPATVVLEITESMIIADPQAAKVILGRLIVSGFRIAVDDFGVGYSSLSVLVEYPVHIVKLDKSLIKSLEYDVRARSMVSGFIALFQRLGLEVVAEGVETASQHEFLSLAGCDLAQGWLYGKPLPPEAASALGRAAAVRPDNAADDRDAAPSRKQ; encoded by the coding sequence ATGGCGATTTTCGGTAACCGTCCATACCTCGGGCTGGCCACCAGGGTCCTGCTTCCGGCCTTGGCCGTGGCCCTGACCGTGGCCGCGATCATGTATCTGGTCTTTACGGCCCGGTTCGCCCGGCAGGCCCAGGAGGACCTCAAAACCCGCCTGGACAGCCTGCTCACCGCCCAGGCCGCCGAACTCGAGGCCCCGGTCTGGGAATTCGACCAGGCCACCATCGACCGGCTTTTCCGCAGCTATGCCCAGAACCCGGACCTGCAATGGATCCGGCTCTACGACGCCAAGGGGACGCTCGTGGCCCATTCGGGCGCGGACCCGGGACCGGGCGTGCGGATCCTTACGGCCAGGCGGAACCTCATCCATCATGCCGGGGGCGAGACCTACGCCGTCGGCCGGCTGGAGGCCGCCTATCACGACGGTCGCATCCGCCAGGGGCTGGCCAGCCGGCGGGAAGCCGACCTGCCGACTGCGGCCGCGCTGATCGTGCTTTTGGCCGCCGGGCTTGTATGGGCCGTGCGCTGGCGCATCGGCATGCCGCTGGGGCGTCTTCGCGACGCGCTGACCCGCAGCCATGCCACCGGCCGGCGCGAACCCCTGCCTTGGACCAGCCGGGACGAGATCGGGCAGGTGGTCGCGGCCTACAATGCGCTGCTCGGCGAGATCAACCAGCACACCCGGCAGCTCGAGCGGGCCAACGACGAGCTGGAGACGGAAAACGCCCAGCGCCGGCTGGCGGAAAAGCGCTTGCTCCTTTTTAAAACCGCGGTGGAGGCCACGGACGCGGCCATGGTCATCACCGACCGCCGGTTGACGGTGCTGGAGGTCAACGCCGCCTGCCTGCGCATCACGGGATTCGCCGCCGGCGAGCTGCACGGGCGCTGCGCCCGGGAGACCTTTCTAGCCGCCCACGACGCGACCCTTCACCGGGCCATGCTGGACGGCCTCACCCGGCGCTCCGCCTGGTCGGGCGAATGCCCGGGCCGGTCGCGCTCGGGCAAGACGCTGCCGCTGCGCCTGTCCATAAACGCTCTGCCCCTCGACGACGACGCCGGCAGCCATCTGGTGCTGGTCTTTTCCGACGTCACCAAGGACAAGGCCACCGAAAAGCTCCTGAAAAACCTGGCCTATTCCGACGCCCTGACCGCGCTTCCCAACCGGGCCCTGTTCCTGGACAGGCTGGAGCGGGAAATTTCCATCGGCACGCGGCGTTCGCGCGGCTTTGCCCTGCTTTTTCTCGACCTCGACAACTTCAAATACATCAACGACAGCTTAAGCCACTCCGTGGGCGACCAGGTGCTTTCGCTCATTGCCGGGCGCATGCGCGCCTGCCTGCGCGACGAGGACACCCTGGCCCGCATGGGCGGCGACGAATTCACGGTGATTTTGCGCGAGACCACGGACCCGGCGGTGGCGGCGCGCCTGGGCGAGAAGCTCGTCGATGCGGCGTCGCGGCCCCTCAAGGTGGAGGGCGCGGCCATCGAGGTCGGGGCCAGCATCGGCGTGGCCCTTTTTCCGGCCGACGGCCGGGATTCGGACGCGCTCATGCGCAACGCCGACACGGCCATGTACCTGGCCAAGTCCGAGGGCGGCGGCCGGGTCCGTTTTTTCGAGCCCGCCATCGCCGAGGAGGCCAAGGCCCGCCTCGAACTCAAAAACAACCTCAAGCGGGCCATCGAGGAGAAGGCGTTCGTTCTGCGCTACCAGCCCATCGTGTCCATGGCCACGGGCGTGGCCGAACATTTCGAGGCGCTGGTCCGCTGGATGCGTCCGGACGGCATGGTCCCGCCGGATCGGTTCATTCCCCTGGCCGAGGAAACGGGGCTCATCATCCCCATCGGCCGGCTCGTGCTGGACATGGCCTTTGCCCGTCTGCGGCGGTGGCGCGAGGAGGGAAGCTCCATACGCCTTGCCATCAATATCTCGCGCAACCAGTTCCAGGACGAGGATTTCGTCGAGGACCTCATCAACAGGGCCCGGGCGGCCGAGGTCGACCCGGCCACGGTGGTGCTCGAGATCACCGAATCCATGATCATCGCCGACCCCCAGGCGGCCAAAGTCATCCTGGGACGGCTCATCGTCAGCGGCTTCCGCATCGCGGTGGACGACTTCGGCGTGGGCTATTCGTCCTTAAGCGTGCTGGTGGAATACCCGGTGCACATCGTCAAGCTCGACAAATCGCTTATCAAAAGCCTGGAATACGACGTGCGGGCCCGGTCCATGGTCTCGGGATTCATCGCGCTGTTCCAGCGTCTGGGCCTGGAGGTTGTGGCCGAGGGCGTGGAAACGGCCTCGCAGCACGAATTCTTGTCCCTGGCCGGCTGCGATCTGGCCCAGGGCTGGCTCTACGGCAAGCCGCTGCCCCCGGAGGCGGCAAGCGCCCTGGGCCGGGCGGCGGCCGTCCGGCCGGACAACGCGGCGGACGACCGGGACGCCGCGCCCTCCCGCAAGCAGTAG
- a CDS encoding zinc metalloprotease — MAQTDLSAAYASLSGDVLIDSLVWEGLPLWTEESPSTGLTVTYGFMTTALPAGETVVDFAPLDLGQQAAVRLVYATAEPLTGLHFVETADVSGADVAFGTADIADPGTLALTSTNEVLIAADDGTTTIDRQDYVYLDNAEWGGTLADARPGTLGYETILHEIGHTLGLDDTAYTQTLPDILDNTDYTVMSYNETDTYKSMFGVLDMQTLQYLYADSGSIVGFGVIPVMAWPGTPSSAALGQTLAAG; from the coding sequence ATGGCCCAAACCGACCTGTCCGCCGCTTACGCCAGCTTAAGCGGCGATGTCCTGATCGACTCCCTGGTCTGGGAAGGACTGCCCCTTTGGACCGAGGAATCGCCCTCCACAGGGCTGACCGTGACCTACGGCTTCATGACCACGGCCCTGCCGGCGGGCGAAACGGTCGTCGACTTCGCCCCCCTCGACCTCGGACAGCAGGCGGCCGTGCGGCTCGTCTACGCCACGGCCGAACCGCTGACCGGACTCCATTTCGTGGAAACGGCCGACGTTTCCGGCGCCGACGTGGCCTTCGGCACGGCGGACATCGCCGATCCCGGCACCCTGGCCCTGACGAGCACGAACGAGGTACTCATCGCCGCCGACGACGGCACGACCACCATCGACCGCCAGGATTACGTCTACCTGGACAACGCCGAGTGGGGCGGGACGTTGGCCGACGCGCGGCCGGGGACGCTCGGCTACGAGACCATCCTGCACGAGATCGGCCACACCCTGGGCCTCGACGACACGGCCTACACGCAAACCCTGCCGGATATCCTGGACAACACCGACTACACGGTCATGTCCTACAACGAGACCGACACCTACAAATCCATGTTCGGCGTGCTGGACATGCAGACCTTGCAATACCTGTACGCGGACTCGGGTTCGATCGTGGGCTTTGGCGTGATTCCGGTTATGGCCTGGCCGGGGACGCCGTCCAGCGCCGCCCTCGGCCAGACGCTGGCGGCGGGATAA